Genomic segment of Calditrichota bacterium:
ATTTAAGACCGCTCCAGGTACCCCTTTTTAAAAAACAATCCCCCAATAAAAAAACAACCCTCGGACTCTCTTGTACAATCACCACAATTTATTGTGGTGTCTGTCTGTTCAAAGCACTCTTCTACCATCGGTCTCTGTTCTTATTTGAGCCGCTTGATGATGTGGTAGCCCAATTTGGTGTGAACAATACCCGACACCTGCCCGGGTTTCAATTTCAACACAGCCTTTTCGAAAGCGGGAAGCAGATCACCGCGGTGGAAATAGCCGAGATCGCCGCCATTGGCTGCGCTGGGGTCGATTGAATACTTTTTGGCGAGATCGGAGAACTTGGCACCCGCCTTTAATTCTGCCAGAATCTTTTCAGCGGTTGCCCGATCCTTCACAAGAATATGCGCCGCATGGATTTCATACCCGCTGACCTCGGTAATATCCGTTGCCAGCGAGGGCAGCCACATCCA
This window contains:
- a CDS encoding SH3 domain-containing protein; amino-acid sequence: MRRIFIAIAAMALLTSGVFGQTSKKTYYVKPVKENLRSAPGGKILGQLRAGTRLNVLSRKGNWAKVQLTGWMWLPSLATDITEVSGYEIHAAHILVKDRATAEKILAELKAGAKFSDLAKKYSIDPSAANGGDLGYFHRGDLLPAFEKAVLKLKPGQVSGIVHTKLGYHIIKRLK